One stretch of Acropora muricata isolate sample 2 chromosome 12, ASM3666990v1, whole genome shotgun sequence DNA includes these proteins:
- the LOC136893193 gene encoding uncharacterized protein — MAPEKTCGPATTWSFAGIELDSILSEARLPLDKIDKSRNLISAFFARKKVSLAELQSLTGLLNFACSVIKPGRAFLRRLIDLTIGVRSPHHLIRLNKEVKEDLKVWLSFLTDFNGRSFFIDDVWQNSVKLSLYTDASGALGFGAIFGSKWCYGKWPANWAHSNIAILEFYPIVLSLYLWGHEMSHQCVLFFTDNEALVHVINKQSCKDKPLMSFVRKLVAIFLQHNIVFKAKHISGIHNNLADSLSRLQVQTFRQLAPPHMDQSPTEIPLYLQPQNWQP; from the coding sequence ATGGCACCTGAAAAAACATGTGGCCCTGCCACTACTTGGTCATTTGCTGGTATCGAATTAGATTCCATCCTTTCAGAGGCTCGTTTACCTCTtgacaaaattgacaaaagCAGAAATTTGATCTCTGCCTTTTTTGCTCGTAAGAAGGTATCTCTGGCAGAGCTCCAGTCATTGACTGGCTTGTTGAATTTTGCCTGCTCAGTCATCAAGCCAGGTAGAGCATTTTTAAGGCGATTGATTGATCTTACGATAGGTGTCCGGTCACCTCATCATCTCATTCGGCTGAATAAAGAGGTTAAAGAGGATCTTAAAGTTTGGCTTTCTTTTCTGACAGATTTCAATGGCCGATCCTTTTTCATTGATGATGTCTGGCAAAATTCTGTTAAATTGAGTCTTTACACAGATGCCTCAGGTGCACTGGgatttggtgcaatttttggcAGCAAATGGTGCTATGGGAAATGGCCTGCAAATTGGGCTCATTCTAATATTGCCATTTTAGAGTTTTATCCAATTGTTTTAAGTCTGTACCTGTGGGGACATGAAATGAGCCATcagtgtgttttgtttttcaccgATAATGAGGCACTTGTCCATGTTATCAACAAGCAATCATGCAAAGACAAACCATTGATGAGTTTTGTTAGGAAGCTGGTGGCTATCTTTCTACAACACAAcattgttttcaaagcaaaacaCATCTCCGGGATCCACAATAATTTAGCAGACTCTTTGTCTCGATTACAGGTACAGACTTTCAGACAGTTGGCTCCACCTCACATGGACCAATCCCCCACAGAGATACCCCTGTATCTGCAGCCTCAGAACTGGCAGCCAtag